The genome window ATAGCGCGCGAAAATACTGCGCCTGCACAATGCGGCGCTCAACCAGATCATGATTCCCCGGTGTGGTGATAAACGGAAGGGGAAGATGTCCCAGCGTTTTGCGCAAGCGACGGTAGGCGAGATGCGTGGCCTGCGTGGCCAAGTCTCCCGTGGACACGACAAAACGCGGCTTACGCTCGATTAGTCTCGCCATTAACGCACGCAACGCCGCGTAGCCGGAGCGGCGCGACGAAAAGGGAAACTCCGATCCGGCCGTGTCACCGAAGACGGCGAAGTCGACGCTGTCCGTATCCGGCAGATTGACCGCCACCGGCGCGCCACTCCACTCGGCGCGGCCAAGTTCATCGAAGCGGCGGAACATGACCGGCTCGAACGAATGCTCGGCGACCGGTTTACGCAGTGAGCGCGGCATCCGTCGGCCATAGAGCACGCGTACGGTAATCCGCACCAATGCAAAGGCCACAAAGAACCACGGGACGATATCGAGCGGAAGTACCGATCGAACATCATCATCCACGTAGAGTTCTTCCTGCGGCCAGAAATACCACCATAAGGGCCGATGAACATGCCCGCCAGGGCATGAACCCGGAAAGAGCCAGCGCCGATTGTCCTGATCATGCCGACTACCAAGGCCGTCGCCACCGCGACGCACGCCATCGCCCAGTTGCGATTGGTCGTCATCTGCTCCCAGTGCGCGATTCGGGCCATCGGCGGAACAAGCAGCAAAGCCATCGCGATCAGCGCCATCCAGCGCTTCTTTCCAGCGGTTTTCGCTTTCGTGTTCAAACCACTTGAGCACAAACGCGGCAATGGCGATTGCCGCAAATGGTCCGGCGACGCCAAGCAGCGCCAACCACTCGCCGCCGACCTTTCCATGCAGGACGGCCAACAGCACCAGAGAAATCAGCACATACCGATACCACCGCGCACCGACCGCAGCAGTGCAAACAGCAAATCCGGCCCATGGCGCCATCAGCAACGCCGCTTCCCACGGCACGACGGCCACGTCAGGCTGTTTCTCAAACAACGAAGGCAGCGCGATGAATTTCTCCGCCACAATGCCGAGCAGGGCCAGACTCAAAGTCGCCAAGATCGCCTGCATGCTCACACGCACCCGCGCACGCAAAACGAATAGCGCTAACAGCGGCAGCATGGCGGGCGGCCATACACCAAAGACTGCGAGACGACACCTGACAGCAGCCCGATAAGGGCCAGCGCTTCGCGCACATTGCTCTCGGTGGCGCGCGCCGCCATCCACAACGCCGCTGACGTGACAAAGAGCAGACTCGCGTGGGACATCAGCGGCGGCTCGCTGATGACAATCGCAGTCGGTATGAACGTCGCCAAAACGGCACTGGCGTAAACGCCGCGGCCCGCGCCAAGCATCCGTTCCGCCGCGTCGTACGTAAACGCCGCCGCGACGATGCCGCACAAACCGCCGAACAGAACCGCCGGCGCATCGTAAAACCCGCGCGCATTGTCGCGACGAGATAGGGCGCCCAACCCGCCCCGATAAGCACGAGAAACAACGCCGCGCCGGTCATTCGCTCACGCTGTTCGTTCATGACCGTTCCGTTGTTTCCAGCAAGATACGCCAATAGCGTTGCATGGATCGTTCAAAGCTATACTCATTAGTCGCTCGTTCGCGAAACGCCTGCCGTACCGTGCGCAAGGCTGCGCGGTTCGTGCAGACGCTAAGCAATCGTTCCACGAACAGCTCGTCGCGGCCGGCCGGGATGAGAAACGTGCTCAACTCACCGTTCAGGATCTCGGCCATGTTTCCCACGTCAAACTCTGAGCACGGGCACGCCTGCGCCATCGCCTCGAGCGCGGCGTTGGTGTTCCTTCACTGTCCGACGTCAAGGAATAGATCGGCGTCACCAACTTTGTCAGCAAGCTCTTCGTCGAAACCGCGCCACTTTAACAAGATCGTCGATCTGCAGATCTCCGCATTGTGCGCGCAATGCACGGTCATGCGGGCCCACGCCGAAGATCGCCAGCGGAACGGTAGGTGCC of bacterium contains these proteins:
- a CDS encoding metallophosphoesterase, which produces MLPLLALFVLRARVRVSMQAILATLSLALLGIVAEKFIALPSLFEKQPDVAVVPWEAALLMAPWAGFAVCTAAVGARWYRYVLISLVLLAVLHGKVGGEWLALLGVAGPFAAIAIAAFVLKWFEHESENRWKEALDGADRDGFAACSADGPNRALGADDDQSQLGDGVRRGGDGLGSRHDQDNRRWLFPGSCPGGHVHRPLWWYFWPQEELYVDDDVRSVLPLDIVPWFFVAFALVRITVRVLYGRRMPRSLRKPVAEHSFEPVMFRRFDELGRAEWSGAPVAVNLPDTDSVDFAVFGDTAGSEFPFSSRRSGYAALRALMARLIERKPRFVVSTGDLATQATHLAYRRLRKTLGHLPLPFITTPGNHDLVERRIVQAQYFRALFGSDHGDITVGPARLILINNAWGSLSDAQLDWVETTLARPTEAAFTLVFCHKPIFDPRSDAYYGMEHRPHAEWLHERFARAQISAVFSGHIHSLLHTERDGVNYVISGGGGSKLKNTDDRHHYLWCRAAPDHMRITAHDVAADAVLFELTLTPRR
- a CDS encoding glycosyltransferase family 39 protein, with the protein product MGALSRRDNARGFYDAPAVLFGGLCGIVAAAFTYDAAERMLGAGRGVYASAVLATFIPTAIVISEPPLMSHASLLFVTSAALWMAARATESNVREALALIGLLSGVVSQSLVYGRPPCCRC
- a CDS encoding glycosyltransferase, with the translated sequence MAEILNGELSTFLIPAGRDELFVERLLSVCTNRAALRTVRQAFRERATNEYSFERSMQRYWRILLETTERS